The genomic interval TCCTCGGGCGCGTAGGCCGAGAGCGGGGTCGTCATCGGTTCTGGAAGTGCTCGATCGACTTGCGCATCACGGCGAACTCGGGTGTGTCCTCGGTGCCATACTCGACGAACGAGCTTGCGTCATCGGAGAACTCGATGCCGACGCCCGACTTGCCGTAGCGACGAACGCGGATGCCCGCTTTGTAGTCGCCGCTGTCGACGGGGGCGATCGACTGGGCATAGTCGACAACCTCCTGG from Candidatus Nanopelagicales bacterium carries:
- a CDS encoding HK97 gp10 family phage protein codes for the protein MAKLTDFIDPDVIAEYLETSEDILAGKMALAQEVVDYAQSIAPVDSGDYKAGIRVRRYGKSGVGIEFSDDASSFVEYGTEDTPEFAVMRKSIEHFQNR